Genomic segment of Pochonia chlamydosporia 170 chromosome 1, whole genome shotgun sequence:
CTGTCTCTTTGCGGGCCGTTGTAAGAAGTTTCGAATGTGTATCCATGGAGGCCGCCATGCTTTCTGCATGCTGGAATGCTCAACAGATTCCCTGGTTGCTCGTGGTCCACCGGGCTATACGGAGCAGTTACAGAACACTTTGTCAACGACTGAAATAAAATATGCAGCTAGGTTTTCGGGGTTGCAATATCCCACATTGGCCCCTCTCACCCTCTGCGACGATCTAGTCTAAAATAGCGAGTCGGAAAAGGAAGGTCGGTCGACCATCAAAGTCAGCCAAAGCTAAGCCGACGAAGTCGTCCACCACTGGTCCTGGTCCAAATCGATTGCGAATTCTGCGAATCATCAATTTTTAATTGCCCCAAACTTGCCAATTAAGCCACATTTGCCTTCcttcaccagcagccatTGCACATCAGGGTCCGTGAAGTGGGCACAAAGACGTCTTTCTGCCTTCATCTAGCAAATGGTGAATCGCACATTGTTGAATGCTGGGTTCATGAATCAGACAGGGCCGGGACTCATTTCTTGCCAATCAAAACTAAAATACCATCTCACTTGCAATAGTTCGTCATCCAGCTACATGGCGGTTTGCAAGGGGAAATCCAACCCAGCAATATCAGAGACCGGAGCTTCGACAACCCAAACTAAAATCATCCGACAAAGGCTAGGACTATATTGAGCGGATAACCAGGAGGTGCTATTTTAGGAGTTGCATTGCAGGATGCACAGGCCTCGGAATGTGTGTCACAATGGTCAAACGGCGCGGAGGATTAACAAGCGAGTTCTATCGAGTGCTTTGAAAGCCACGAATCTCACATGTGTTGGAAGATTTGTTCGCCGGACCTTTGGCCTCGACATTAACATGTCGAGCTTGCTCAAAACTGCAATTTACGTCTCCAACCCTGATGCAGGTTGGTTGGCACTGTTTGACAGAGCATCTGGGCCGAAACGCCGGCGTGGCGGCTGAGGGTGGGCACAAGCGGGCGCGACTCCATCCCGGGCGCTGGTCTCCAAGGTTGGACAAAACGGTTTCCAGAATCTCCAGGCCCTTCGATGTCCGCATTTCCTGTTGTAATTCAGTGCAACGCAAGATTTCGACACCCACTTTACCCGAGCCATCAGTGCAACTGTGAAAATTCGGCCCTGCCAGTTTCCAGAGCACCACTCTGCAATGATGCTCACCCCCAGTCAAATTTGGTCTTGGCGCCAGCAAGGATGCAGCTAAGAGATTGGGACAAACAACGTGACACACGCCCGGCccgcaaccacaaacaaacTTGTTCAATTCACTTCtcgaccaagccaagctagTCCACCCAACAGCCCTTGTCGGAGGCAACCAACACATGAACGTGATATGTGGTAGGCGCAACTGCTTCATGTTATATGTGCGAGTGGAGAGAGCACTAATTAGCTTAGGAAGGAGGTTGAGGCACACACAGGGATTTCGGTGACCCTGAGGTTGCAGTTCACAATGATGAGGAGAACTGTCActtgttgtcttggctgtgcaatggtgtttgttggctttgagtGTCATCTTTCAGCGTTCAGGACGATTTTACCTTTGACTTTATTTTTCCTTCATGACACGTTGCCGATATGTCCTTGAGAGGCATGCAGATCTTCCGTCTCAACGGTTTGTGGCTTGCCAGCTGGGAAACATAACTGACTGACGATGTTGCCcaggacaaagacaaagaaataTTAACTTGCTGAACTTCATCGGTGACgccatacggagtacactgGGTGGTGTTCTTCTCCACTAGAATACGGAGTAGCCACATTTCCGACAATTGTTTCCTAGGCACGAGGATATCAACTCTTGGGTTTCCAGCACCAGCCCACGGCTACGATCCTTATCTGGCCGACTTTGGTATCGTACAATAGAGAGCCAATGTGCCGAGTTTATAAAAACTCGAAAGCGAAAGCAAAATAGGCTACCCGTTCTCCGCCGGTAACGGTAATGCTACCTTCATGTTGCTTTGAAGAGGCAAGGTACGGCAGGAGTCCTCACTCGGCCAGTTTGCCGATTGCTCCCCAGATCCATGTCAGTCGGAGCCAGCCTACCCCAATCATCCACCCCCTGATATCTGAGTTGTTGTGCTCGCTGTGTGAGTGTTCATACAGTAGATAGGAACTGCCGGCAGCCATTTCACCAGTGGAAACATCCGGAGGTGTGGGGATTGGTTGTTGAAATTAGCCAGAGCACCCTGGTTTCGCCAGACAAGCCTGCCTGCAATTTGATGTCGTGGTGCAATCCAAAGGCAGTGCAACTCCACAATTGACCACGGATCTCATGCTAGTGAGTCCTCCGAGATACCAGACTGCAAAGAGCTGGGGTCCTGACAACGGCCACAGAGTGGCACAAGTCTGCCCACATCCCGACCCTTTCGGACTTGACGGCAGAACGCCTTCGCACTATACTACACGCAAATATAACCAGAGAGTTTCCTCAAGGAATGTCCAGCACCAGGTCCTAAAACTAGTCCACCCATTAGGTCAGTTCAATGTACCACCTGTAAAAGACAATGTGTTGGAGCTGCGTTGTTTTTGTTCCGATGGCGCACATGCCGGTAACGGGCACTTTCTCCCGAAAGCTGAACTAAAGGGTTCTGGCGCTAACAGTGTTGAACACACAGACTGGTGATCAAATTGAAATGTGAGCTTGTGAGCCAATCTCATTCCCTGCTTGTGCCGTCCGTCGCATCCAAGCAGCCCACAGATTTTTGAGGTCGTGGCTTAAGGAACATCCTCCACAACGACTCCAGAAGATGGCTGGCTAAAGACAATGGTGGAGCAGCGCCGCCATGGGTCGGCTTCGAGGGATAACTCCCGCTGTTCCAGagtcttgcttggcttggatgacGTTTTGAACCAGTGAGCCAACAGCACAGGGGGTTCCTCGTGGCCATCATGGCGGCGCCCATGATGCTGGAGTTGCCATCCACAAAACACAGGCCGTGAACCAGTGAAGCTAGCGACTGGCATCCAGTTCCAAATTGGCACACTCATGCCTTGCTCCTCCTGGCTGGCAAGCAAACCGAACCAGGAAACGAAGACCAGATCAACAAGCAACTGTTGCCGCCCCTTCTTCCTAATCGTCGGTATTGGCACCAAGCACTCAGATTGGGTCTGACCCGTTCGATGTGGTCGACACAACCAGCATCTCTTGTgcctgtactccgtactcagtactccgtatctgATCCAGTCTCATGACCTGCGATTACTGGCCCAGTCATTGCGAAGCACCTGTGAATGACAGCAGGTACTTATTAGATATCTTTCGAGCGTGAAATTAGAACGAATATGTGTCGGATCTCCGACATTCTTCAGACTCGAACACAACAGCCGGATTCCATAAAACAATGGGATTTTGGACCGCAAAAGTTGGCTCGGTCTTGGCTCTAGCATCAAGATTATCACCAAGTCACATTGTCTTCCTAGCTTCGTCGATCTCACATGAATCGCCTTTCACTGGGCAATGAACTAATTATCGCAAGAGGCTCCCCAACGGCTCTGCAGGTCTGCCTTCATCTCCGCAATAGTGACACGGCGAATACTCCGAGCATTTTCGTTTCACCCCACCTGCACCATTGTGCGGGTACTGGTGTGAGGAGGTCGATTGACGTAGTGCTAGGGTGTGGCAAAAAAAAACGGGTGTTTCCGAGCCTCACAGCACAGTTTCATTGACGTTGGATTaaggccaaggaggctcTGCTCTGGAAAAAGAACAGGtccatggtcatggtcatcTTGCGGAACGGGAGAGGTTTCCCAACTGGGACAAAGCTGGTCTGGGGGCGGTTGGCAAGCTCGTACTCGCACAAATCAGACCAAGTTCATTGAGATGCTTCCAGGTTTACCATTTGTGCTAATTATTGGTCCACTGGGAGATGTTCCTTCAACCGACCATCGGTCCCTTGAGGCCGCTTGTGACAGCTTGtggcagccatgccatgcagTGGACCGCCATTTGATTTGGACACGATGAGAGGGGCGAAAGGGATTACGCACTTCAAAGACGGATGGAACATGGCATGgtatggcatggcatgggtgTGGAAGTGGCTTGCTGCGGGGACTTCTTTCATTCATCCTTGCCAGGGTTATGGGATCCAGGCAGCCCACAGGACGACCCCCGCCGAAGAAAACCGTCAGGATAGTAGATGCAGATGCATTGCTTGGCACTTGAGCTTGTGTTCTGGTTTTCTCGGCCACGGCCTTGGCTCGTTGACCCGGTTTTTCCAGAGAAGCTACCATCCAGTCTCACGTTGACCCTCCTGCTCGCTTGAATCGTGAGCCGAGTCCCCGAggcatgtctggtttgtgtgGCCCTTTCGAATCAGCAACACGTTTCTCGCCACAACAGAGTTCACCTCCTGAGATCTCTGCTGATCACCATGCCTACAAGGCTGTAAGAGGATGTGCCACTTTCGTCCCTTGGGACAGGTAAATGGTGCAAGCACCTGGGACAATTTGCATAGGACGCTTCTTTACATGCGGAGTACATGAGGAGTCTAACAAATTGCTGCATGGCGGCGGCCCTATTCGGTCACTTACCCTTGATGGTAATGGGAACATTCAACGCTTTGAGGCTGGACTGTCAGccacaaaacaaaagacTACAGTTCCCTGCCACACTGTTCAGTTTGCCGTGCCGAGATAGCCACCGTGGAATGAAGCCGGGGGGAAAGGGCGTATGACTTGTGTCAATGTTCCCAGGAGGAGGCTTTCACAATCTACATCCAACAAGCCGTTCAAAGCTATGGCTTTCCCACGACCACGTCCTCGGGTTGACGTTGGacaacaagcccaaggcAGTGGGGAAGTGGCTGTCAAATCATGAAAACGAGTGGCAAGGGGAAATTTACTGTACACTCGGTACGGCTCCCCTAAATGGTCATTTACTTCTGAAGGGACAATCGGAGGATTGTGCAGTTCGGGGCGGCGGCGTCCTTCCACAGGTGCAAAATGGCGTGCCATAACAAAGCATTGATCGGTGAGATTAACCGAAAACCTTACATGAGGATCATCTGGTGCAATTTATTGACCAGGCGGGCTTTGCCAAGCCTACCACCTCATCCGATGGCAATATCCGCTCTCCATGGCACAAGTGGCGGGCGATAGAGCAATGACAGAATGGCTTGCATGGCGCTCAGCCCGCTTCAGAGACTACTGCGCGTGCTCCCCTTCGGACGGAAAAGTCAATGGCGATCGACAGTGCTTGGCTTTTGTGGCAAGCTCTTGCGTCTACCGAGGCAATCTGGGTGATCTGGTGGCCAAAGACTGTGTGTCAGAGGACTCCGTAGTGTGTGAGCGTGTCGAGATCATGGCCAAGCAGATCAAGCCAGGCTAGTCAAAAAAGTCAacacattcaatgttgctggcagGCAGTCCGCAACCCGCCGACGAATAGTTCACTCTCGGAGAGCTCCGAAATTGACCACCGAACGGCACAGCAGTGACTTTTTGCACTGAACACACACAGCGGAGTCGGGAGGGGAAGGCAGAACTAAATAACATTCAAAGGTTTTCGATTTGAAAGGTTTGCCGCTTGTTACCACTACTGGTGCTGCTGTAGGCTTTCCAACCCGGGACGATCAGGGGCCAAAACGTGCAGTACCAAGGCGTGGGTTTCTGACAGATCTAAATGCCGGTTGCAAGTTGACGTCACACGCATGATATTGCAACCTTTTGCCGCTCAGCAAATGCAAGTACAAACGAGGTGAAATATCAAAAAGACTGAATCCTCGACATGTGTCAATCTAAACTCCACAATCTCCTCACCGCCATCCCCAAGGTCGAGCAGCACTTACACATTGAGGGAACTCTTGAGCCGGCCCTGCTCTTTTCCCTAGCTTCCAAGAACAATATCCCATTACCTCCGGATCCCGTGTATACATCGTCTGAGACGCTGGTAGCGCGATACCAGCGCTTCACCAGCCTCGATGACTTCCTCCACTACTATTACCTGGGGATGAGCGTCCTCATCACCGCGCAAGACTTTGAGACCCTGGCCTGGGAGTACTTCACCAAAGCTGCGAGTCAAAAAGTCCGCCATGCAGAAGTATTCTTCGATCCGCAGGCACACACCTGCCGGGGTGTATCCTACGATACCGTCATGGAGGGCCTCCTGGCAGCCAAGCAACGAGCTCAAAAGGAGTTCAACATGACGGTCGAGTACATTGTCTGCATACTTCGCCACCTACCCATCTCCGACTCCCACGCCCTCGTCGACACGGTCCTCTCAAAAGGCCACTTCACTGACGGAACCCTCATCGGCTTCGGCATGGTATCCAGCGAGAAGAACTTCCCTCCACACCTCTTCCGCGATATCTACACCCGCGTTGCCGCCACAGGCACGCACCTCACTACACATGCCGGTGAGGAAGCCGGTCCCGGATTCGTCACCGAAGCCCTCTCCCAGCTCAACGTCGAGAGAATCGATCACGGCCTCGCATCAGCTCAGGATCCAGACCTGCTCAACCACCTGGCCACGTCCAAAACCTTACTCACCTTTTGTCCCTGGTCCAACGTCGTCTTGTGCAACCTCCCGAAACTCGAGGACGCACCCGTCAAGAAATTTCTCGAGGCTGGCGTGCGTTTTAGTTTGAACAGCGACGACCCCGCCTACTTTGGAGCGTACATACAAGACGTGTACTGCAGAGTACAAGAGACGTTTCACCTTACCGTCCAGGACTGGGATTGGATTGTCAGGGGTGCCGTGGCGGGAAGCTGGTGCAGCAGTGAGCGAAAGGACGAAATCACAAGGGAGTTGGATTCCGTCTTGGCAGCTTTTGCGGCTGAGACCTGAACCGACGCCCTGAAGAATAGATCCATGCTGTTGTGAATAGTATGCGCAGCAGTTGGGTGGAAATACAGCCGTAAAGGGGACATGGCTTGGTGGCGTGGACGATTTATACGATGGATGAATTCAACATGATACCCATATTTATCTTACAGCAGGTTTAAACATATCTGCAGACGCAG
This window contains:
- a CDS encoding adenosine deaminase (similar to Colletotrichum fioriniae PJ7 XP_007600482.1), translating into MCQSKLHNLLTAIPKVEQHLHIEGTLEPALLFSLASKNNIPLPPDPVYTSSETLVARYQRFTSLDDFLHYYYLGMSVLITAQDFETLAWEYFTKAASQKVRHAEVFFDPQAHTCRGVSYDTVMEGLLAAKQRAQKEFNMTVEYIVCILRHLPISDSHALVDTVLSKGHFTDGTLIGFGMVSSEKNFPPHLFRDIYTRVAATGTHLTTHAGEEAGPGFVTEALSQLNVERIDHGLASAQDPDLLNHLATSKTLLTFCPWSNVVLCNLPKLEDAPVKKFLEAGVRFSLNSDDPAYFGAYIQDVYCRVQETFHLTVQDWDWIVRGAVAGSWCSSERKDEITRELDSVLAAFAAET